GGAATCTCAAAGGAGAAACCTCTTAAAATGGCTCGTAGATTTGATTGCTCTTTAATATATTTCACTCCGATGACCAACATCGATGATAACAATTTTTATTTTGTCGTCTTCTATGAGTGCAAGAATCCGATAATCACCAACACGATATCGCCATTTTCCACTATGGTTTGCTGTTAGTGGTTTGCCATGAATCCTAGGATTATCGCAGTTTTCAAGATTTTTTTCAATCCATCCAATTAGGATTGATGCCTGATAGCGATCCATTTTCTTTAATTTTTTCAAAGTTGCATCTGAAAATTCAACAACAAACATGTTACAAGCCTAATTCTTTCTTGACTTCATCAAGAGAATAGGTTTTTTCCATCTTGTTCAGGACTTCATCGAAAGTCTTTAAATCAATTTCATCCTCGATTTTTTCGATGACTGAAGCTCTGACCAAATCGGAAACAGATAATCTATGCATTTTGGCATAGTTTCGAACCAGCAAATCTTCTTTGTCAGAAAGACGAATAGAAATGGTACTCATGATTTTTCACCTCGCAAATAAAACTCTTTGTGTAATACATTGTATTACTGACTTGCTTAATTGTCAATCACTTGTTAAAAAGAATATAAACAAATCCAATTACAGCCATTACTAGCAACCATTGTAAAAGCATTTAGACGACCTCCATTTGAATTTCGCTTGATGGGTTTTCATATTCCTTAACTTTTCGGTAAAAAGTTGGCTTTGAAAGATTCAATTTTTTCATAGCTTCCACAGCTTTGATTTTTCCGTTTTTCCATTCTGTGTAGACAGTCTCGAATGTCGTTTGATCAACCTCGATTGGTTTTCTACCTTTATACTTACCTTGAGCTTTGGCAATGGCGATGCCTTCTTTTTGCCTTTGTAACATACATTCACGTTCGAACTCATAGATGCCTGCAAAGATGGTCAACATTAATCGGCCTTGAGGAGTAGTTGTATCAATATTTTCTTTATGACTAATGAAACCAATGCCTTTTTCATCAAGCGCATCAATAATTTTCAAGAGATCCACGGTTGAACGTGCAAGTCTAGAGTAGGACTCTACCACTAAGATATCACCATCTCGCATGAAATTTAACATCGCTTTCAATTCTGGTCTATCTGTATTTTTTCCAGACAGCTTATCTTTAAAAACTTTCTCAACACCTAATTGATCCATTAAAACTTCTTGTCTGGCTTCATTCTGTTCTTCGGTACTGACTCTGATATAGCCTACTTTCATTTTATCCAACTCCTTCAACCGTTTTTTTATTATAGCACTCCATCAAAAGCGTATCGATAGGGTTATGTTTATTTATGAGACGTTTCATATTTAAATTATGATTCATGTGAGACGAAATATTGGCATAAAAAAGTGTTCGTTTGAATCATGCCCTAAGAGACGGTTTAGAATAGAGGTTTTGATCTGATCATCTGTCAAGCGACTTAAATCTTTTATAATGGTATATTTGTTTTCGTAGCTTCAATAACTTTTTTTTGAAGCTGAATCGGGAAGGTGCTTTAATATATCGTTTTTCGACCCATTACTATTCCATATCAATATTTTGAGTAAGTTGCTCATCAATTCGAAGATCGTCAAGCGTTAGTGGAATTCTTATTTCTTCACCTACATCGAAATACAATTTACATCCTAAAAATTCACTTATCTTTATCAAGTCTTCAGCAGAAAAACTCCCCCTGGCAAATTTATTTCTCATAGATTGAGGAGTTATAGACAAATAATTCGCTAAGTCTTTATTCTTTTTACTTTTTAACTTCAACATTGATTTTATTTTCTCTGAAACCGACATTTTCAGTCCCTCCCTTTTTATTTGTATTATACCCTAATTTGAGTATATAAACAATCATATTGATTTTTAAAATACTCATAAAAGTGTATAAATGGGTTGACAGAATAATCATTAAAGTGTAATATGTACTCAATTAAATGTATTACGTGCAAAGGGGGAATATCTCAAATGTAAATGAAGAATAGGATGATTTGATGCAAAATTATTGTTATACCAAATACAACAATCGATCTTGAAATTTTAGACGGTTGCGAAATTACAAAAAAAGAAAGCGAGAACGAATAATGGAATTTAAAAAAGTAATAAGTGGATTTAAACGGATGTGTGCAGTGAATGATTGTTCTACGTGTCCTTTAACGGGAGTAGAAGATAACTGTCTCGAGTTTTTATACTCTGATCCAAATAGTGTCGAAGAAATAATTGCAGAATGGCTTGAAAATAATCCAACTAAAACATATTTAACAGAGGTTATAAAATTTTTCCCGGATACACCTCTTCATCCGCAATTCGGATTTCCTGTTGGATTTTGTCCATGTGATGTGGCTACAAATCGCGGATGCGAACATATAGAAACTCCAGTTCAAGAATGCTTGAATTGCTGGAACATAGAAGTTTTTTAAGTAACGTACTATTATGCAATGTTTTGAGGTTCAATATATTTATAGATTAAAAAATGTTTTGACTATATGAGAGATTCGGCAGCAGATAACAGAAAGTTGTTGTGCAGTCAAATTAAATTTAAAATGATAGAATAGTGAAAGATTGAGAGCCAGCCATATTGGAGAATACCAATGTGGTTGGCTTTTTTGTAGAAGAATACAAAACCTAGGAAGAAATATATACCAATAAGTTTTGATTATGCGAATACAATTTAAAGCAATAATAGATGTAATAAGTCATTTAATACGAAATATATACTATTTTTAGAACATAAAATATTATTTATGTTGCATTTTAGTGTAATCTCATACATAATGAAATTACATTTTAGATTAAGTTTTGGTATTTATTTGAAGTTGAAACACTGCAACGCATCTAATGATAGTAAACATCAAAATCATAACTATGAAAGAACGAGGTAAACATAAACACCAATGCGCTATGATAAAGAGTTCAAACGAAAGATGACATCGATACACCTTCACTTTGAAGAAGATCGTACAAATATTGGAAAGATGAGGTTTTTATGAAAAAAATATCGTGCTCAATCTCCGAAGAATTAGATGCCTACTCAAATTATTTAACAAAACATCAAAGGAATCAATATGTTCCAAAACTAAAAAATTACTTTATTCCATATTTGGCTGAAAACTATGAAAGTATAGAGATTAAGGAATTATTCGAAAGTGAATTTACCAAGAGAGACATAATTGACTCCACTATATTTTACATAACAAAAAATAAAAATGTAAAAAGTATTTCAGCAATTGATGATTTTTTAATTGCATTGAATAGTTTTTTTCAAAGAAAAATCTTAAAGGATTACAACAATCAGAATATTGCAAGATTATTACCATTTGTGAAGTTATCTAATGAAATTAATATTTGCTTAGTTGAGGAAGGGATAATTTTAAGGGCAAAAGAATCATTTCCAGCTATCAATTTTGATGAATCTAATTTTATTTTAGATTA
This is a stretch of genomic DNA from Acetobacterium woodii DSM 1030. It encodes these proteins:
- a CDS encoding recombinase family protein — encoded protein: MKVGYIRVSTEEQNEARQEVLMDQLGVEKVFKDKLSGKNTDRPELKAMLNFMRDGDILVVESYSRLARSTVDLLKIIDALDEKGIGFISHKENIDTTTPQGRLMLTIFAGIYEFERECMLQRQKEGIAIAKAQGKYKGRKPIEVDQTTFETVYTEWKNGKIKAVEAMKKLNLSKPTFYRKVKEYENPSSEIQMEVV
- a CDS encoding type II toxin-antitoxin system RelE family toxin, translated to MFVVEFSDATLKKLKKMDRYQASILIGWIEKNLENCDNPRIHGKPLTANHSGKWRYRVGDYRILALIEDDKIKIVIIDVGHRSEIY
- the relB gene encoding type II toxin-antitoxin system RelB family antitoxin, coding for MSTISIRLSDKEDLLVRNYAKMHRLSVSDLVRASVIEKIEDEIDLKTFDEVLNKMEKTYSLDEVKKELGL
- a CDS encoding helix-turn-helix domain-containing protein, encoding MSVSEKIKSMLKLKSKKNKDLANYLSITPQSMRNKFARGSFSAEDLIKISEFLGCKLYFDVGEEIRIPLTLDDLRIDEQLTQNIDME